The Bubalus kerabau isolate K-KA32 ecotype Philippines breed swamp buffalo chromosome X, PCC_UOA_SB_1v2, whole genome shotgun sequence genome has a segment encoding these proteins:
- the USP26 gene encoding ubiquitin carboxyl-terminal hydrolase 26, giving the protein MDPVAAHGFVQLWNKKNGMSKSKKAVVELSGKKKKTRLVIYFCNGESRTFELHNNIKNMIISSYGEKVNHLHLTFQNNSFFFMEKVSSTDVKKLKAFLDGVCQNHLPPPIRPDVDSSASASTTVQKIVDETSFQKVGQKSNSQPFEKEEKNGTPSSASESLTSTYEQLLEDEYGKRNKMLSWDFQNESSSVKKRKSKRYLLRNVSHNEKKELRIKGLKQSKLDLDFLFKISPYLHGTNLIPKLSENIYFTFLSEPGYDKDDPYWDRLKLTLDYYPEKLWQGFPNLGNTCYMNAVLQSLFSIPSFGDDLLNRSYPWCKIPPDALSMCLTQMFVLKDIYNINIKKRLLANIKKTISAVVEIFANNRQNDAHEFLGHYLSQMKEKMEKLNTLVKTKIESKEERSPQPFFAGSAAKQALLCPVITNFEFELLCSITCKGCGHAVLKTEVNNYLSINLPQGQQALPFSVQSSLDLFFETENLEYTCEQCKHKKSDKKYTFSRLPRVLIVHLKRYNFIEFRSLKKDDQEVIISKNLKISSHCNENTRPPFPLNKKAHLMNLNVLKIFRNINSKAISKLTPSTKMALEFMNSLPSYIVPDEEPEPQNDHVHHEDSREEEKQKDLGKCSVLEILDSALADSQDGIIVARELLAVALTMNMEDCSFSLREITISDPDVCQKVFENPKLKGDERINMFADFEAVAKTTEDKDENAKISEVSPVAEQTPDKERMKTYEQALWLTLLQSIPKTKTQNKKCTEKLKRPKESGVQGTEVNSPGASGRNKKPGKKDSLRIEKTEVASNEPKEEAEMEDRQGYQLIGVLSHLGKSLNSGHYISDAYDFVRQEWFTYNDLQVSNIEEATMQKARLSSGYVFFYMHNEIFEELLERESSPPLSTEAGKTSQEQE; this is encoded by the coding sequence ATGGATCCTGTAGCAGCACATGGTTTTGTCCAATTATGGAACAAGAAGAATGGGATGTCTAAGTCGAAGAAAGCAGTCGTTGAACTAtcgggaaaaaagaagaaaactagatTGGTGATCTATTTCTGTAATGGAGAAAGCAGAACTTTTGAACtacataataatattaaaaacatgaTCATTAGCTCCTATGGGGAAAAAGTGAATCACCTGCATTTAACTTTCCAAAACAACAGCTTCTTTTTTATGGAAAAAGTATCCTCTACAGATGTCAAAAAATTGAAGGCATTCCTGGATGGAGTCTGTCAAAATCATCTTCCACCACCCATAAGACCTGATGTGGATAGCAGTGCCTCTGCCAGCACAACAGTACAGAAGATAGTTGATGAAACTTCATTTCAAAAAGTGGGTCAGAAGTCAAATAGTCAaccttttgagaaagaagaaaaaaacggGACACCTTCATCTGCATCAGAATCACTAACATCTACCTATGAACAGTTATTAGAAGATGAATATGGGAAGAGGAATAAGATGCTCTCATGGGATTTCCAAAATGAGAGTAGCTCTGTGAAAAAGAGGAaatccaagagatacctattaaGAAATGTAAGCCACAATGAGAAGAAAGAATTGAGGATAAAAGGGTTAAAACAGAGTAAATTAGatttagattttttatttaaGATCAGTCCTTACCTACATGGCACCAATCTTATCCCAAAACTGTCTGAgaatatatatttcacatttcTGTCAGAACCAGGGTATGATAAGGATGACCCATATTGGGACAGACTCAAGCTGACTCTTGACTACTACCCGGAGAAACTATGGCAAGGCTTCCCCAATTTGGGAAACACCTGTTACATGAATGCAGTTCTGCAGTCTTTATTTTCGATCCCATCATTTGGTGATGATTTACTCAATCGGAGTTACCCATGGTGTAAAATTCCCCCTGATGCACTTAGCATGTGCTTGACACAGATGTTTGTCTTGAAAGACATTTATAAcataaatattaagaagaggttacTTGCGAATATTAAAAAAACCATTTCAGCAGTTGTAGAGATATTCGCTAACAACAGGCAGAATGATGCCCATGAGTTTTTAGGTCATTATTTAAgtcagatgaaagaaaaaatggaaaaattaaacaCACTTGTGAAGACTAAAATTGAATCTAAGGAAGAAAGGTCACCTCAACCATTTTTTGCTGGCAGTGCAGCCAAGCAAGCACTCCTTTGTCCTGTCATCACTAATTTCGAGTTTGAGTTGCTGTGCTCTATTACTTGTAAAGGCTGTGGGCATGCTGTTCTTAAGACAGAAGTGAATAATTACCTCTCCATCAATCTTCCCCAAGGACAGCAAGCACTTCCCTTTTCTGTTCAATCTAGTCTTGATCTTTTCTTCGAAACAGAAAATCTAGAGTATACATGTGAGCAGTGTAAACACAAGAAATCTGATAAAAAGTATACATTCAGTAGGCTACCTAGGGTCCTTATTGTTCATCTGAAGCGCTATAACTTTATTGAGTTTCGGTCCTTAAAGAAGGATGACCAAGAAGTCATTATTtccaaaaatttaaagatatcttcccattgcaatgaaaataccagaccaccatttCCTTTAAACAAGAAAGCACATCTTATGAAtctcaatgttttaaaaatctttcgaAACATAAATTCTAAAGCTATCAGTAAGTTGACACCGTCAACAAAGATGGCCTTGGAATTCATGAATTCTTTGCCTTCATACATTGTACCAGACGAAGAGCCCGAACCACAAAATGATCATGTTCATCATGAAGATTcaagagaagaagagaaacaaaaagaccTCGGAAAATGCTCTGTACTAGAGATACTAgactctgcattggcagactcACAAGATGGAATAATCGTTGCAAGAGAGCTGTTAGCAGTGGCCTTAACAATGAATATGGAAGACTGCTCATTTTCTCTGAGAGAGATAACCATCAGTGACCCAGatgtatgtcagaaagtgtttgaAAATCCAAAACTAAAGGGCGATGAGAGAATCAATATGTTTGCAGATTTTGAGGCTGTGGCTAAGACCACCGAAGATAAAGATGAAAATGCCAAAATTTCAGAAGTTTCCCCAGTGGCTGAACAGACCCCAGATAAAGAAAGGATGAAAACCTATGAACAAGCCCTTTGGCTGACACTGCTTCAAAGCATTCCAAAGACAAAGACTCAAAATAAAAAGTGCACAGAGAAACTCAAAAGACCAAAGGAATCAGGCGTCCAGGGAACCGAGGTGAATTCCCCAGGTGCATCGGGTCGCAATAAAAAGCCTGGAAAAAAGGACTCTTTACGGATAGAGAAGACAGAAGTGGCATCCAACGAACCAAAAGAAGAAGCTGAGATGGAAGATCGTCAGGGCTACCAGCTCATTGGTGTTCTCAGCCATCTTGGGAAGAGCCTAAATTCAGGCCATTATATCAGTGATGCCTATGACTTTGTAAGGCAAGAGTGGTTCACTTACAATGATTTGCAGGTGTCAAATATCGAAGAGGCCACAATGCAAAAAGCTAGACTTTCCTCTGGGTATGTTTTCTTTTACATGCATAATGAGATCTTTGAAGAGCTGTTGGAAAGGGAGAGCTCCCCACCTTTAAGCACAGAGGCAGGGAAGACCTCTCAAGAGCAGGAATAA